In Castor canadensis chromosome 11, mCasCan1.hap1v2, whole genome shotgun sequence, a single genomic region encodes these proteins:
- the Blacat1 gene encoding bladder cancer associated transcript 1 isoform X1 encodes MALGWKIFSGDHPPCLAQGMPQFTFACFCGLHGFCKMKRKKEEVHRERETAV; translated from the exons ATGGCTCTGGGATGGAAG ATCTTCTCTGGAGACCATCCCCCCTGCCTGGCCCAGGGCATGCCCCAGTTCACTTTCGCCTGCTTCTGTGGCCTCCATGGCTTCTGcaagatgaagaggaagaaggaggaagttcACAGAGAGCGGGAAACGGCAGTGTGA
- the Blacat1 gene encoding bladder cancer associated transcript 1 isoform X2, translated as MPQFTFACFCGLHGFCKMKRKKEEVHRERETAV; from the coding sequence ATGCCCCAGTTCACTTTCGCCTGCTTCTGTGGCCTCCATGGCTTCTGcaagatgaagaggaagaaggaggaagttcACAGAGAGCGGGAAACGGCAGTGTGA